The following coding sequences are from one bacterium SCSIO 12741 window:
- the cdd gene encoding cytidine deaminase has protein sequence MGSTKEYINASYDRYDRWEDLPEDYLLLLEKAKEVSVTAYARYSDFQVGSALKLDNGQIVSGTNQENAAYPSGLCAERVALFAAHSTYPDSKVQSIAVFARHQGEALESLVAPCGSCRQVMAEYESLAKEPLTIILADGDGAVVIEGTQTLLPFGFQFPENN, from the coding sequence ATGGGCTCTACCAAAGAGTATATCAACGCCAGTTACGATCGCTACGATCGATGGGAAGATCTTCCTGAGGATTACCTTTTGCTATTAGAAAAGGCGAAGGAAGTGTCTGTCACTGCCTATGCCCGCTATTCCGATTTTCAGGTAGGGTCAGCTTTGAAACTGGACAATGGTCAAATTGTTTCCGGCACCAATCAGGAAAATGCGGCTTATCCTTCAGGTTTGTGCGCTGAACGAGTAGCGTTATTTGCTGCACATTCTACTTATCCGGACAGTAAGGTCCAAAGCATTGCCGTTTTTGCTCGTCATCAGGGCGAAGCCCTTGAATCCTTAGTTGCTCCATGCGGTTCTTGTAGGCAAGTTATGGCCGAGTATGAATCCTTAGCCAAGGAGCCTCTCACCATCATTCTGGCCGATGGAGATGGAGCCGTTGTTATCGAAGGAACGCAGACCTTGTTGCCCTTTGGATTTCAGTTCCCTGAAAATAACTGA
- a CDS encoding 2-C-methyl-D-erythritol 2,4-cyclodiphosphate synthase yields the protein MDIRVGFGYDIHRLAEGESLWLGGIELEYVKGTVGHSDADVLIHAICDALLGSLNLRDIGFHFPDTDPQYKGADSKKLLAGVMELIRDKGFELGNVDATVVMELPKLNPHIPEMQRCLGEVMGVDSDRISIKATTSEKLGFVGTEDGVKSYATVLVKKS from the coding sequence ATGGATATTCGAGTTGGATTTGGGTATGACATTCATCGCTTAGCCGAAGGAGAATCTCTTTGGTTAGGAGGAATTGAATTAGAATATGTCAAAGGTACCGTTGGGCATTCCGACGCTGACGTATTGATTCATGCCATTTGTGACGCCCTTTTGGGATCACTAAATCTACGCGATATCGGCTTTCATTTTCCAGATACAGATCCTCAATACAAAGGCGCAGATAGCAAAAAGCTACTGGCCGGAGTCATGGAATTGATTCGTGATAAAGGATTTGAATTAGGAAACGTGGATGCCACCGTGGTTATGGAGCTTCCGAAACTGAATCCTCATATTCCCGAAATGCAACGCTGCTTGGGAGAAGTGATGGGGGTAGACAGTGATCGGATATCCATAAAAGCCACAACCAGCGAAAAATTGGGCTTCGTTGGAACAGAAGATGGGGTGAAAAGCTACGCCACCGTCTTGGTAAAAAAATCCTGA
- the pdhA gene encoding pyruvate dehydrogenase (acetyl-transferring) E1 component subunit alpha, with protein MAKRSKFGKETYLKWYESMLLMRKFEEKAGQLYIQQKFGGFCHLYIGQEAVVAGTASACEPGDKHITAYRDHAHPLGFGMEAKYVMAELYGKSTGCSKGKGGSMHMFDKERNFMGGHGIVGAQIPMGAGIAFAEKYQGTKNVAFCSFGDGAARQGALHETFNMAMNWKLPVIFIIENNNYAMGTSVERTSNVTDMSKLGASYEMPAESVDGMTVEAVHDAIERAASHARSGKGPYLLDIRTYRYKGHSMSDPQKYRTKDEVKSYQEQDPINKVLETIKSKKYATAKQLEAIVQRVKDQVEESVRFAEESPKPEAAELYKDVYMQEDYPFVTE; from the coding sequence ATGGCAAAACGATCGAAGTTTGGAAAAGAAACTTATCTCAAGTGGTATGAGTCCATGCTCTTGATGAGAAAGTTTGAAGAGAAGGCTGGCCAATTGTATATCCAGCAGAAATTTGGTGGATTTTGTCACCTTTATATTGGCCAAGAGGCTGTAGTAGCCGGAACGGCTTCAGCTTGCGAGCCAGGTGATAAACACATTACCGCTTACCGCGACCACGCCCATCCACTCGGATTTGGAATGGAAGCCAAGTATGTAATGGCCGAACTTTACGGAAAGAGCACAGGTTGTTCTAAGGGTAAAGGTGGATCCATGCACATGTTTGACAAGGAGCGAAATTTTATGGGTGGTCACGGAATCGTTGGAGCTCAAATTCCAATGGGAGCCGGAATCGCATTCGCTGAAAAATACCAGGGAACCAAAAACGTAGCCTTTTGTTCATTTGGAGATGGTGCTGCTCGGCAAGGAGCTTTGCATGAAACCTTCAACATGGCTATGAATTGGAAATTACCTGTGATTTTCATCATTGAGAATAACAACTATGCGATGGGAACTTCCGTTGAGCGGACTTCCAACGTTACTGATATGTCTAAGTTAGGAGCCTCCTATGAGATGCCTGCTGAGTCGGTTGATGGAATGACTGTAGAAGCAGTTCATGATGCCATCGAGCGTGCAGCGAGTCATGCTCGCAGTGGAAAAGGTCCTTACCTTTTGGATATCCGAACTTATCGTTACAAAGGTCACTCCATGTCTGACCCTCAGAAGTACCGGACCAAAGACGAGGTAAAATCTTACCAGGAGCAAGATCCTATAAATAAGGTGTTGGAAACCATCAAATCCAAGAAATACGCCACTGCGAAACAGCTTGAAGCAATCGTTCAACGCGTCAAAGATCAAGTGGAAGAATCTGTTCGCTTTGCTGAGGAATCTCCAAAGCCAGAAGCAGCAGAATTG
- the porV gene encoding type IX secretion system outer membrane channel protein PorV yields MQRGALGDAGVATSPDANSLHWNGSKLAFVKDKSGVTLAYTPWLRNLVPDISLSYLAGYYKVNKIVTVAGGLKYFSLGDIQFTDEFGNDLRKFNPNEFSIDLGMAAKLGRDISGGFTLKYIHSNLSGGLDVQGVDTKPGNMVAADLSLYWVNDRMKIGDRDIEVAAGLAISNIGGKMSYSSTRNGDFLPVNLRLGPRFTYKLDDHNSIGINVDINKLLVPTPPIYKVDSTGQPIRDGDQLVIGAGKDPERPLIEGMISSFYDAPGNPIADENGNYIENEDGTYQIEKGSRFREEMREINIGVGLEYWYDELLALRAGYFWEHELKGNRKYFTLGAGFRYSAFGLDFSYLIPAYFNQTGQQSPLQNTLRFTLLLNFGKDGVKRTGAGSTPAEG; encoded by the coding sequence ATCCAGAGGGGAGCCCTCGGTGATGCTGGTGTAGCTACATCACCAGATGCAAATTCATTGCACTGGAATGGATCCAAATTGGCCTTTGTAAAAGATAAGTCTGGAGTTACACTGGCTTACACGCCTTGGCTTCGCAACTTGGTTCCGGATATTAGTTTGAGTTATTTAGCTGGTTACTATAAGGTAAACAAGATTGTTACTGTAGCTGGGGGCTTGAAATACTTTTCTCTTGGAGATATTCAATTTACCGATGAGTTCGGAAACGACCTCAGAAAGTTTAACCCTAATGAGTTTTCTATCGATTTAGGAATGGCTGCTAAATTGGGCCGGGATATCTCGGGTGGTTTCACTTTGAAATACATTCACTCCAACCTTTCAGGTGGGCTTGATGTGCAAGGGGTAGATACTAAGCCGGGTAACATGGTAGCTGCTGACCTTTCTCTTTATTGGGTGAATGACCGGATGAAGATTGGAGATAGAGATATTGAGGTAGCGGCTGGTTTGGCCATCTCCAATATCGGTGGTAAGATGTCTTATTCCAGTACACGTAATGGAGACTTCCTTCCAGTGAATTTGCGCTTAGGCCCAAGATTTACCTACAAGTTGGATGATCACAACTCTATCGGAATTAATGTAGACATCAACAAGCTTTTGGTTCCTACTCCTCCTATTTATAAGGTAGACAGTACTGGTCAACCTATCCGTGATGGAGATCAATTGGTGATTGGCGCCGGTAAAGATCCTGAGAGACCTTTGATTGAGGGAATGATTAGTTCTTTCTATGATGCCCCAGGTAACCCGATTGCTGATGAGAATGGAAACTACATCGAGAACGAAGATGGAACCTATCAGATTGAGAAAGGAAGCCGTTTTCGTGAAGAGATGAGAGAAATTAATATTGGTGTTGGTTTAGAATACTGGTACGATGAGCTATTGGCTCTACGCGCTGGATATTTCTGGGAGCACGAATTGAAAGGTAACCGGAAGTACTTCACTTTAGGTGCCGGATTCCGCTACAGCGCCTTTGGATTAGACTTTTCTTACCTGATTCCTGCCTATTTCAATCAAACTGGGCAGCAATCACCTTTGCAAAATACACTGCGTTTCACGCTTTTGCTTAATTTCGGGAAAGACGGAGTTAAGAGAACTGGAGCAGGCAGCACCCCTGCTGAAGGTTAA